Proteins encoded together in one Ptiloglossa arizonensis isolate GNS036 chromosome 9, iyPtiAriz1_principal, whole genome shotgun sequence window:
- the Gek gene encoding serine/threonine-protein kinase gek isoform X1: protein MTEVVSKDFGKGHPYRKRDMSDSSQHQYNQPPPDIMPKGLAINGIGGRLRQLEALFIGGPVQGEGRVGHTFSIETLIDILLVLYDECCNSSLRREKTVSDFIEFVKPVATCIKSLQLAREDFEIVKVIGRGAFGEVCVVRMRGSDKVFAMKILNKWEMLKRAETACFREERDVLVYGDRRWITNLHYAFQDDNNLYLVMDYYCGGDLLTLLSKFEDRLPEDMARFYIAEMVLAIGSIHDLRYVHRDIKPDNVLLDANGHIRLADFGSCLRLFEDGTVQSNVAVGTPDYISPEILRAMEDGQGQYGPECDWWSLGVCMYEMLYGETPFYAESLVETYGKIMNHKNCFDFPTDDMYEVSEEAKDLMRKLICSSEFRLGQNGIDDFKKHPWFDGVNWDTLRDSTAPYIPEVSSPTDTSNFDVDDTDVRSSDAVPPAANSAFSALHLPFVGFSFTQGSCISDLGCLPVIIQKDKRVQLLEEENAKLTQTLEELKKQISMSHSPPGISPDTNNATRKLQDEINTLTKRNCELESQLKSMEVPRELRNLDNGDMTKLRELEKSVRSLRLEKEEAIKDKLDAQEKLKLQDKELKDALTQRKLAMAEYTEVTDKLSELRQQKQKFSRQVRDKEEELEVVMQKVDSLRHDIRKAEKLRRELENRVEEAMAETSKERKLRERSEEYCKQMQEETEKIRQRSMGNDVSANHALATQEINRLKAEVEKLEVQYNENLNQQQSRFNLEIRSLQEQLHETETRRDLLEREIQITKDKLDAARLENITDSEETINELNRRHEREKIMLVEENKKLMLELNTLTDSVNRIQGERRQLEEEYEELRNKKEAIAQWEAQITEIIQWVSDEKDARGYLQALATKMTEELEFLKHSGGVGGVGSGSTMADKNWRNRRSQKLDKMELLNLQSSLQSEIQAKQAISEELTKTRSDLIAAQKELRDFRQRFDTLTHEIKRKEMQIKELQARLDTGDGSVLSSKTSSKSSNIVSAKPQRIIVHQPSSPLPVMRAPRVTTCRLLTRFVPVNTFISQNAVAIVSPPVLERPTSQMSYLEHFLKETASSTRHGSADSVEADIEDNRAPSISSSKSNLSELSIDPTSPLSHELLNKSSAGHGQSNLQPKPKSHQFLVRTFSAPTKCNHCTSLMVGLMRQGVVCEVCGFACHMPCCDKVPPMCPVPHDQTKRPLGIDPTRGIGTAYEGYVKVPKMGGVKKGWVRQFVVVCDFKLFLYDISPDRNALPSVYVSQVLDMRDEEFIVSSVRDSDVIHATKKDIPCIFRITTSLLEPPGLRNHTLMLADTESEKTKWVVALSELHRILKKNNLPNTTIFRAKELLDNTLADIKNVMSGAIIDPDRLVIGTEEGLFCLDLDRSEIARVGEGKKIYLLEYVTEEQLIVVLSGKQRHVRLVPVRALDGDEVEWIKVAETKGCITLTTGVVRRSPLTYCLCVTIKKQNASQVIIYEITRTKVRHKRIRELMLPYHAQTLQVLSEGRFCVGYPSGFSIYSILGDHHPISLVHSENTLLAFLTYSAVDALRCIELPRGEFLLVFHSLAIYVDSQGRKSRDREIMYPAVPTAVSYCEGYLLVYSETHIDVFDCTTGDWLQTLNVKRARPLNTSGSLTSCVINDMPHVIFLSNLHQRELLNLTLLDASGRQMTRPRRRFSLREGNRAVRPTDRRSKMISAPTNFNHVSHMGPGNGIQIQRLLDLPTTLETADQQHSGHHSSSHLHSSQQRLYGPALQTPSKPAPLPPRHPPSDTRRLSSHISRNSGYSPHNGSTSSRRGPAPPRPTATPPSLPRTPVDQVDSESVHLRSHTPLSLGSIASLHDKEHTSGGSPRHSIASNNSSNPSTPPSPAHDHGSSSYDS from the exons atGACAGAAGTAGTATCCAAAGATTTTGGTAAGGGACATCCTTATCGAAAAAGAGACATGTCAGATTCATCGCAACACCAATATAATCAACCTCCTCCTGATATTATGCCAAAGGGGCTTGCGATCAATG GCATAGGAGGAAGGTTACGCCAATTAGAAGCCCTTTTCATTGGTGGTCCTGTACAAGGAGAAGGAAGAGTAGGCCACACATTTTCTATTGAGACACTTATTGATATACTACTTGTCTTATACGATGAATGTTGTAATTCTTCCTTACGACGTGAAAAGACAGTCTCAgattttattgaatttg tgAAACCAGTGGCTACTTGCATAAAGAGTTTGCAATTGGCCCGTGAGGATTTTGAGATAGTAAAAGTTATTGGTAGAGGTGCATTTGGAGAAGTATGTGTTGTAAGAATGCGTGGTTCAGACAAAGTATttgcaatgaaaattttgaacaaatggGAAATGCTAAAGCGTGCAGAAACTGCATGTTTTAGAGAGGAACGAGATGTACTGGTGTACGGTGATCGTAGATGGATCACAAATCTTCATTATGCCTTTCAAGATGACAATAATTTG TATTTGGTCATGGATTATTACTGTGGTGGAGATCTGTTAACGCTACTGAGCAAATTTGAGGATCGCCTTCCAGAAGATATGGCTCGTTTTTATATAGCTGAAATGGTTCTAGCTATTGGGTCTATACATGACTTACGTTATGTACATCGTGATATTAAACCTGATAATGTTTTGTTAGATGCAAATGGTCATATTAGATTAGCCGATTTTGGATCTTGTTTACGATTGTTTGAGGATGGTACTGTACAAAGTAATGTTGCTGTTGGTACACCAGACTATATTTCACCAGAGATATTAAGG GCAATGGAAGATGGACAAGGACAATATGGACCTGAATGTGATTGGTGGTCTTTAGGAGTGTGCATGTATGAAATGTTGTATGGGGAGACACCTTTTTATGCGGAATCTCTAGTCGAAACCTATGGAAAAATTATGAATCATAAG AATTGCTTTGACTTCCCAACAGATGATATGTATGAAGTTTCTGAAGAAGCTAAGGATTTAATGAGAAAGTTAATATGTAGCTCGGAATTTAGATTAGGTCAAAATGGAATTGACGATTTTAAG AAGCACCCATGGTTTGATGGAGTAAACTGGGATACTCTTAGAGACAGTACTGCACCTTACATTCCTGAAGTTTCTTCGCCAACTGATAcatcaaattttgatgttgatgATACAGATGTTCGTAGTTCCGATGCTGTCCCGCCAGCAGCGAATTCTGCGTTTTCTGCACTTCAtttaccatttgttggttttagTTTTACCCAAGGAAG TTGCATATCAGATCTGGGTTGTTTGCCTGTTATAATTCAAAAAGATAAACGCGTACAGTTGCTTGAGGAAGAAAATGCAAAGTTAACGCAAACACTTGAGgaattaaaaaaacaaattagTATGAGTCATTCTCCACCTGGAATATCACCAGATACGAACAATGCAACAAGAAAACTTCAGGATGAAATTAATACACTTACCAAACGCAACTGTG AGTTAGAATCACAATTAAAGTCTATGGAGGTTCCACGTGAATTGCGTAATCTAGACAATGGTGATATGACAAAATTACGAGAATTAGAAAAGTCAGTGCGCTCTCTTCGATTAGAAAAGGAAGAAGCTATTAAGGATAAGTTAGATGCGCAAGAGAAGCTTAAACTTCAGGATAAAGAACTAAAAGATGCGTTAACGCAACGTAAACTAGCAATGGCTGAATATACTGAAGTCACAGACAAGTTATCAGAATTAAGACAACAAAAGCAAAAGTTCTCTAGACAGGTTAGAGATAAAGAGGAAGAATTGGAAGTTGTAATGCAAAAGGTCGATAGTTTGCGACATGATATTCGGAAAGCTGAGAAATTACGTAGAGAACTAGAAAATCGAGTAGAAGAGGCAATGGCAGAAACAAGTAAGGAAAGAAAGTTACGAGAACGTAGTGAAGAATATTGTAAACAAATGCAAGAAGAGACTGAAAAAATTAGGCAAAGATCTATGGGGAATGATGTAAGTGCGAATCATGCGTTAGCGACACAGGAAATTAATAGGTTAAAAGCTGAAGTAGAAAAACTCGAAGTTCAATATAATGAGAACTTGAACCAACAACAAAGTAGGTTCAATCTCGAGATTCGTAGTCTTCAAGAACAACTACACGAGACTGAAACAAGAAGAGATTTATTGGAAAGAGAAATTCAAATAACAAAAGATAAACTAGATGCAGCAAGGTTGGAGAATATTACTGATAGCGAGGAGACTATAAATGAATTAAACAGACGTCatgaaagagaaaaaattatGCTAGTCGAAGAGAACAAAAAACTTATGTTAGAACTTAACACTCTTACCGATAGTGTTAATAGAATACAAGGAGAAAGACGACAGTTGGAAGAAGAATACGAagaattaagaaataaaaaagaagcgaTTGCACAATGGGAAGCCCAAATTACTGAAATTATTCAATGGGTATCCGATGAAAAAGATGCAAGAGGATATTTGCAG gCATTAGCAACAAAGATGACAgaagaattggaatttttaaaacaCTCTGGTGGTGTAGGAGGTGTTGGAAGTGGTTCTACAATGGCGGACAAAAATTGGCGAAATCGTAGATCACAAAAGCTTGATAAAATGGAGCTTCTGAATTTACAAAGTTCTTTGCAGAGTGAAATACAAGCCAAACAAGCAATATCTGAAGAGCTTACAAAGACTCGTTCAGATTTAATTGCTGCTCAAAA GGAATTAAGAGACTTTAGACAACGGTTTGATACACTCACGCACGAGATAAAACGCAAAGAAATGCAAATAAAAGAGTTACAAGCAAGACTTGATACAGGCGATGGCT CTGTCCTATCCAGCAAAACGTCAAGCAAATCTTCAAACATCGTTAGCGCCAAACCCCAACGCATCATCGTACATCAGCCGTCGTCACCCCTACCAGTAATGCGTGCTCCCCGCGTCACGACATGTCGCTTATTAACTAGATTCGTTCCCGTCAACACATTCATCAGTCAGAATGCCGTCGCCATCGTATCGCCACCTG ttttAGAACGTCCTACATCTCAAATGTCATATTTGGAACATTTTTTGAAAGAGACAGCAAGTAGTACACGTCATGGAAGTGCAGATAGTGTAGAAGCTGATATTGAGGATAATCGTGCACCAAGTATTTCCAGCAGTAAAAGTAATTTGTCTGAACTTAGCATT GATCCAACATCACCATTATCCCATGAGCTTCTGAATAAATCATCAGCAGGTCATGGACAATCCAATCTTCAACCAAAACCAAAATCTCATCAATTCTTAGTACGAACATTCTCTGCGCCTACAAAATGTAACCATTGCACTTCATTGATGGTGGGTTTAATGAGACAAGGAGTAGTATGTGAAGTTTGTGGCTTTGCATGTCATATGCCCTGTTGTGATAAGGTTCCACCAATGTGTCCTGTACCTCATGATCAAA cAAAACGACCACTGGGTATTGATCCCACACGGGGAATAGGTACAGCTTATGAAGGGTATGTTAAAGTGCCAAAAATGGGTGGAGTGAAAAAGGGTtgggttcgtcaattcgtggtCGTTTGTGACTTCAAATTATTCCTTTACGACATTTCACCAGATCGTAATGCATTACCATCTGTGTATGTGTCTCAAGTTCTAGACATGCGGGATGAAGAATTTATTGTTAGTTCTGTTCGAGATTCGGATGTCATACATGCTACCAAAAAAGACATTCCGTGCATATTCAGG ATAACAACATCTCTACTAGAACCACCTGGTTTAAGGAATCATACGTTAATGCTTGCAGACACTGAAAGTGAGAAAACAAAATGGGTAGTTGCTTTGAGTGAACTGCATAGAATACTAAAGAAAAACAATCTTcctaatacaacg ATTTTTAGAGCAAAAGAATTATTAGATAATACATTGGCGGACATTAAAAATGTGATGTCAGGAGCAATTATTGATCCAGATCGTCTAGTCATTGGCACAGAAGAAGGTCTCTTCTGTTTAGATTTAGATCGTAGTG aaattgcAAGAGTTGGAGAAGGCAAGAAAATATACTTATTGGAATATGTAACAGAAGAACAATTAATTGTAGTTTTAAGTGGAAAACAACGTCATGTACGGCTGGTTCCAGTACGTGCATTAGATGGAGATGAAGTTGAATGGATTAAAGTTGCAGAGACTAAAGGATGTATTACTCTAACAACGGGAGTAGTACGTCGTAGTCCATTAACATATTGTTTATGTGTCACCATTAAAAAACAG aaTGCATCGCAAGTGATTATCTATGAAATAACACGTACGAAAGTACGTCATAAACGTATACGTGAATTAATGTTACCATATCACGCACAAACTTTACAAGTTCTCTCTGAAGGTCGCTTTTGTGTCGGATATCCTTCCGGCTTTTCCATCTACAGCATTTTAGGAGACCATCACCCTATTT CATTGGTCCATTCTGAGAATACACTCTTAGCTTTTCTCACATACAGTGCTGTGGATGCTTTACGTTGCATCGAATTGCCACGTGGTGAATTCTTATTAGTCTTCCATTCATTGGCAATATATGTTGACAGCCAAGGCAGAAAGAGTAGAGATCGTGAAATTATGTATCCTGCTGTTCCTACAGCAGTTA GTTATTGTGAAGGTTACTTACTAGTTTATAGTGAGACTCACATCGACGTGTTTGATTGTACAACCGGAGACTGGTTGCAAACACTTAACGTAAAACGAGCACGACCACTGAATACTTCAGGTTCTTTAACATCTTGTGTTATTAACGATATGCCACATGTTATTTTTCTGAGCAATTTACATCAAC GAGAATTACTCAATTTAACACTACTAGACGCAAGCGGTAGACAAATGACAAGGCCGCGACGAAGATTTTCATTAAGAGAAGGTAATAGGGCTGTTCGCCCTACAGATAGACGCTCCAAAATGATATCTGCTCCGACAAATTTTAATCATGTCAGTCACATGGGTCCAGGTAATGGCATACAG ATACAGCGATTATTAGATTTGCCTACTACGCTTGAAACTGCTGACCAGCAACATAGTGGTCATCACAGTAGCTCTCATCTTCACAGCAGTCAACAAAGA TTATATGGCCCTGCACTTCAAACACCAAGTAAACCAGCGCCATTACCTCCCAGGCATCCTCCTTCTGATACGAGACGATTGAGTTCTCACATATCTAGAAATTCTGGATACTCACCACATAACG GCTCAACATCGTCACGCCGAGGACCGGCACCTCCACGACCAACTGCCACTCCACCTTCGTTACCACGTACTCCTGTGGACCAAGTTGATTCAGAATCCGTGCATCTACGATCCCATACTCCACTTTCTCTTGGTAGTATTGCATCTTTACACGACAAG GAACACACCTCTGGTGGAAGTCCTAGACATTCAATAGCTTCAAACAACAGTTCAAATCCATCGACGCCTCCAAGTCCTGCTCACGATCATGGTTCATCTTCATATGACtcgtaa
- the Gek gene encoding serine/threonine-protein kinase gek isoform X2: MTEVVSKDFGKGHPYRKRDMSDSSQHQYNQPPPDIMPKGLAINGIGGRLRQLEALFIGGPVQGEGRVGHTFSIETLIDILLVLYDECCNSSLRREKTVSDFIEFVKPVATCIKSLQLAREDFEIVKVIGRGAFGEVCVVRMRGSDKVFAMKILNKWEMLKRAETACFREERDVLVYGDRRWITNLHYAFQDDNNLYLVMDYYCGGDLLTLLSKFEDRLPEDMARFYIAEMVLAIGSIHDLRYVHRDIKPDNVLLDANGHIRLADFGSCLRLFEDGTVQSNVAVGTPDYISPEILRAMEDGQGQYGPECDWWSLGVCMYEMLYGETPFYAESLVETYGKIMNHKNCFDFPTDDMYEVSEEAKDLMRKLICSSEFRLGQNGIDDFKKHPWFDGVNWDTLRDSTAPYIPEVSSPTDTSNFDVDDTDVRSSDAVPPAANSAFSALHLPFVGFSFTQGSCISDLGCLPVIIQKDKRVQLLEEENAKLTQTLEELKKQISMSHSPPGISPDTNNATRKLQDEINTLTKRNCELESQLKSMEVPRELRNLDNGDMTKLRELEKSVRSLRLEKEEAIKDKLDAQEKLKLQDKELKDALTQRKLAMAEYTEVTDKLSELRQQKQKFSRQVRDKEEELEVVMQKVDSLRHDIRKAEKLRRELENRVEEAMAETSKERKLRERSEEYCKQMQEETEKIRQRSMGNDVSANHALATQEINRLKAEVEKLEVQYNENLNQQQSRFNLEIRSLQEQLHETETRRDLLEREIQITKDKLDAARLENITDSEETINELNRRHEREKIMLVEENKKLMLELNTLTDSVNRIQGERRQLEEEYEELRNKKEAIAQWEAQITEIIQWVSDEKDARGYLQALATKMTEELEFLKHSGGVGGVGSGSTMADKNWRNRRSQKLDKMELLNLQSSLQSEIQAKQAISEELTKTRSDLIAAQKELRDFRQRFDTLTHEIKRKEMQIKELQARLDTGDGSVLSSKTSSKSSNIVSAKPQRIIVHQPSSPLPVMRAPRVTTCRLLTRFVPVNTFISQNAVAIVSPPVLERPTSQMSYLEHFLKETASSTRHGSADSVEADIEDNRAPSISSSKSNLSELSIDPTSPLSHELLNKSSAGHGQSNLQPKPKSHQFLVRTFSAPTKCNHCTSLMVGLMRQGVVCEVCGFACHMPCCDKVPPMCPVPHDQTKRPLGIDPTRGIGTAYEGYVKVPKMGGVKKGWVRQFVVVCDFKLFLYDISPDRNALPSVYVSQVLDMRDEEFIVSSVRDSDVIHATKKDIPCIFRITTSLLEPPGLRNHTLMLADTESEKTKWVVALSELHRILKKNNLPNTTIFRAKELLDNTLADIKNVMSGAIIDPDRLVIGTEEGLFCLDLDRSEIARVGEGKKIYLLEYVTEEQLIVVLSGKQRHVRLVPVRALDGDEVEWIKVAETKGCITLTTGVVRRSPLTYCLCVTIKKQNASQVIIYEITRTKVRHKRIRELMLPYHAQTLQVLSEGRFCVGYPSGFSIYSILGDHHPISLVHSENTLLAFLTYSAVDALRCIELPRGEFLLVFHSLAIYVDSQGRKSRDREIMYPAVPTAVSYCEGYLLVYSETHIDVFDCTTGDWLQTLNVKRARPLNTSGSLTSCVINDMPHVIFLSNLHQHASGRQMTRPRRRFSLREGNRAVRPTDRRSKMISAPTNFNHVSHMGPGNGIQIQRLLDLPTTLETADQQHSGHHSSSHLHSSQQRLYGPALQTPSKPAPLPPRHPPSDTRRLSSHISRNSGYSPHNGSTSSRRGPAPPRPTATPPSLPRTPVDQVDSESVHLRSHTPLSLGSIASLHDKEHTSGGSPRHSIASNNSSNPSTPPSPAHDHGSSSYDS; this comes from the exons atGACAGAAGTAGTATCCAAAGATTTTGGTAAGGGACATCCTTATCGAAAAAGAGACATGTCAGATTCATCGCAACACCAATATAATCAACCTCCTCCTGATATTATGCCAAAGGGGCTTGCGATCAATG GCATAGGAGGAAGGTTACGCCAATTAGAAGCCCTTTTCATTGGTGGTCCTGTACAAGGAGAAGGAAGAGTAGGCCACACATTTTCTATTGAGACACTTATTGATATACTACTTGTCTTATACGATGAATGTTGTAATTCTTCCTTACGACGTGAAAAGACAGTCTCAgattttattgaatttg tgAAACCAGTGGCTACTTGCATAAAGAGTTTGCAATTGGCCCGTGAGGATTTTGAGATAGTAAAAGTTATTGGTAGAGGTGCATTTGGAGAAGTATGTGTTGTAAGAATGCGTGGTTCAGACAAAGTATttgcaatgaaaattttgaacaaatggGAAATGCTAAAGCGTGCAGAAACTGCATGTTTTAGAGAGGAACGAGATGTACTGGTGTACGGTGATCGTAGATGGATCACAAATCTTCATTATGCCTTTCAAGATGACAATAATTTG TATTTGGTCATGGATTATTACTGTGGTGGAGATCTGTTAACGCTACTGAGCAAATTTGAGGATCGCCTTCCAGAAGATATGGCTCGTTTTTATATAGCTGAAATGGTTCTAGCTATTGGGTCTATACATGACTTACGTTATGTACATCGTGATATTAAACCTGATAATGTTTTGTTAGATGCAAATGGTCATATTAGATTAGCCGATTTTGGATCTTGTTTACGATTGTTTGAGGATGGTACTGTACAAAGTAATGTTGCTGTTGGTACACCAGACTATATTTCACCAGAGATATTAAGG GCAATGGAAGATGGACAAGGACAATATGGACCTGAATGTGATTGGTGGTCTTTAGGAGTGTGCATGTATGAAATGTTGTATGGGGAGACACCTTTTTATGCGGAATCTCTAGTCGAAACCTATGGAAAAATTATGAATCATAAG AATTGCTTTGACTTCCCAACAGATGATATGTATGAAGTTTCTGAAGAAGCTAAGGATTTAATGAGAAAGTTAATATGTAGCTCGGAATTTAGATTAGGTCAAAATGGAATTGACGATTTTAAG AAGCACCCATGGTTTGATGGAGTAAACTGGGATACTCTTAGAGACAGTACTGCACCTTACATTCCTGAAGTTTCTTCGCCAACTGATAcatcaaattttgatgttgatgATACAGATGTTCGTAGTTCCGATGCTGTCCCGCCAGCAGCGAATTCTGCGTTTTCTGCACTTCAtttaccatttgttggttttagTTTTACCCAAGGAAG TTGCATATCAGATCTGGGTTGTTTGCCTGTTATAATTCAAAAAGATAAACGCGTACAGTTGCTTGAGGAAGAAAATGCAAAGTTAACGCAAACACTTGAGgaattaaaaaaacaaattagTATGAGTCATTCTCCACCTGGAATATCACCAGATACGAACAATGCAACAAGAAAACTTCAGGATGAAATTAATACACTTACCAAACGCAACTGTG AGTTAGAATCACAATTAAAGTCTATGGAGGTTCCACGTGAATTGCGTAATCTAGACAATGGTGATATGACAAAATTACGAGAATTAGAAAAGTCAGTGCGCTCTCTTCGATTAGAAAAGGAAGAAGCTATTAAGGATAAGTTAGATGCGCAAGAGAAGCTTAAACTTCAGGATAAAGAACTAAAAGATGCGTTAACGCAACGTAAACTAGCAATGGCTGAATATACTGAAGTCACAGACAAGTTATCAGAATTAAGACAACAAAAGCAAAAGTTCTCTAGACAGGTTAGAGATAAAGAGGAAGAATTGGAAGTTGTAATGCAAAAGGTCGATAGTTTGCGACATGATATTCGGAAAGCTGAGAAATTACGTAGAGAACTAGAAAATCGAGTAGAAGAGGCAATGGCAGAAACAAGTAAGGAAAGAAAGTTACGAGAACGTAGTGAAGAATATTGTAAACAAATGCAAGAAGAGACTGAAAAAATTAGGCAAAGATCTATGGGGAATGATGTAAGTGCGAATCATGCGTTAGCGACACAGGAAATTAATAGGTTAAAAGCTGAAGTAGAAAAACTCGAAGTTCAATATAATGAGAACTTGAACCAACAACAAAGTAGGTTCAATCTCGAGATTCGTAGTCTTCAAGAACAACTACACGAGACTGAAACAAGAAGAGATTTATTGGAAAGAGAAATTCAAATAACAAAAGATAAACTAGATGCAGCAAGGTTGGAGAATATTACTGATAGCGAGGAGACTATAAATGAATTAAACAGACGTCatgaaagagaaaaaattatGCTAGTCGAAGAGAACAAAAAACTTATGTTAGAACTTAACACTCTTACCGATAGTGTTAATAGAATACAAGGAGAAAGACGACAGTTGGAAGAAGAATACGAagaattaagaaataaaaaagaagcgaTTGCACAATGGGAAGCCCAAATTACTGAAATTATTCAATGGGTATCCGATGAAAAAGATGCAAGAGGATATTTGCAG gCATTAGCAACAAAGATGACAgaagaattggaatttttaaaacaCTCTGGTGGTGTAGGAGGTGTTGGAAGTGGTTCTACAATGGCGGACAAAAATTGGCGAAATCGTAGATCACAAAAGCTTGATAAAATGGAGCTTCTGAATTTACAAAGTTCTTTGCAGAGTGAAATACAAGCCAAACAAGCAATATCTGAAGAGCTTACAAAGACTCGTTCAGATTTAATTGCTGCTCAAAA GGAATTAAGAGACTTTAGACAACGGTTTGATACACTCACGCACGAGATAAAACGCAAAGAAATGCAAATAAAAGAGTTACAAGCAAGACTTGATACAGGCGATGGCT CTGTCCTATCCAGCAAAACGTCAAGCAAATCTTCAAACATCGTTAGCGCCAAACCCCAACGCATCATCGTACATCAGCCGTCGTCACCCCTACCAGTAATGCGTGCTCCCCGCGTCACGACATGTCGCTTATTAACTAGATTCGTTCCCGTCAACACATTCATCAGTCAGAATGCCGTCGCCATCGTATCGCCACCTG ttttAGAACGTCCTACATCTCAAATGTCATATTTGGAACATTTTTTGAAAGAGACAGCAAGTAGTACACGTCATGGAAGTGCAGATAGTGTAGAAGCTGATATTGAGGATAATCGTGCACCAAGTATTTCCAGCAGTAAAAGTAATTTGTCTGAACTTAGCATT GATCCAACATCACCATTATCCCATGAGCTTCTGAATAAATCATCAGCAGGTCATGGACAATCCAATCTTCAACCAAAACCAAAATCTCATCAATTCTTAGTACGAACATTCTCTGCGCCTACAAAATGTAACCATTGCACTTCATTGATGGTGGGTTTAATGAGACAAGGAGTAGTATGTGAAGTTTGTGGCTTTGCATGTCATATGCCCTGTTGTGATAAGGTTCCACCAATGTGTCCTGTACCTCATGATCAAA cAAAACGACCACTGGGTATTGATCCCACACGGGGAATAGGTACAGCTTATGAAGGGTATGTTAAAGTGCCAAAAATGGGTGGAGTGAAAAAGGGTtgggttcgtcaattcgtggtCGTTTGTGACTTCAAATTATTCCTTTACGACATTTCACCAGATCGTAATGCATTACCATCTGTGTATGTGTCTCAAGTTCTAGACATGCGGGATGAAGAATTTATTGTTAGTTCTGTTCGAGATTCGGATGTCATACATGCTACCAAAAAAGACATTCCGTGCATATTCAGG ATAACAACATCTCTACTAGAACCACCTGGTTTAAGGAATCATACGTTAATGCTTGCAGACACTGAAAGTGAGAAAACAAAATGGGTAGTTGCTTTGAGTGAACTGCATAGAATACTAAAGAAAAACAATCTTcctaatacaacg ATTTTTAGAGCAAAAGAATTATTAGATAATACATTGGCGGACATTAAAAATGTGATGTCAGGAGCAATTATTGATCCAGATCGTCTAGTCATTGGCACAGAAGAAGGTCTCTTCTGTTTAGATTTAGATCGTAGTG aaattgcAAGAGTTGGAGAAGGCAAGAAAATATACTTATTGGAATATGTAACAGAAGAACAATTAATTGTAGTTTTAAGTGGAAAACAACGTCATGTACGGCTGGTTCCAGTACGTGCATTAGATGGAGATGAAGTTGAATGGATTAAAGTTGCAGAGACTAAAGGATGTATTACTCTAACAACGGGAGTAGTACGTCGTAGTCCATTAACATATTGTTTATGTGTCACCATTAAAAAACAG aaTGCATCGCAAGTGATTATCTATGAAATAACACGTACGAAAGTACGTCATAAACGTATACGTGAATTAATGTTACCATATCACGCACAAACTTTACAAGTTCTCTCTGAAGGTCGCTTTTGTGTCGGATATCCTTCCGGCTTTTCCATCTACAGCATTTTAGGAGACCATCACCCTATTT CATTGGTCCATTCTGAGAATACACTCTTAGCTTTTCTCACATACAGTGCTGTGGATGCTTTACGTTGCATCGAATTGCCACGTGGTGAATTCTTATTAGTCTTCCATTCATTGGCAATATATGTTGACAGCCAAGGCAGAAAGAGTAGAGATCGTGAAATTATGTATCCTGCTGTTCCTACAGCAGTTA GTTATTGTGAAGGTTACTTACTAGTTTATAGTGAGACTCACATCGACGTGTTTGATTGTACAACCGGAGACTGGTTGCAAACACTTAACGTAAAACGAGCACGACCACTGAATACTTCAGGTTCTTTAACATCTTGTGTTATTAACGATATGCCACATGTTATTTTTCTGAGCAATTTACATCAAC ACGCAAGCGGTAGACAAATGACAAGGCCGCGACGAAGATTTTCATTAAGAGAAGGTAATAGGGCTGTTCGCCCTACAGATAGACGCTCCAAAATGATATCTGCTCCGACAAATTTTAATCATGTCAGTCACATGGGTCCAGGTAATGGCATACAG ATACAGCGATTATTAGATTTGCCTACTACGCTTGAAACTGCTGACCAGCAACATAGTGGTCATCACAGTAGCTCTCATCTTCACAGCAGTCAACAAAGA TTATATGGCCCTGCACTTCAAACACCAAGTAAACCAGCGCCATTACCTCCCAGGCATCCTCCTTCTGATACGAGACGATTGAGTTCTCACATATCTAGAAATTCTGGATACTCACCACATAACG GCTCAACATCGTCACGCCGAGGACCGGCACCTCCACGACCAACTGCCACTCCACCTTCGTTACCACGTACTCCTGTGGACCAAGTTGATTCAGAATCCGTGCATCTACGATCCCATACTCCACTTTCTCTTGGTAGTATTGCATCTTTACACGACAAG GAACACACCTCTGGTGGAAGTCCTAGACATTCAATAGCTTCAAACAACAGTTCAAATCCATCGACGCCTCCAAGTCCTGCTCACGATCATGGTTCATCTTCATATGACtcgtaa